Within the Leptotrichia sp. oral taxon 498 genome, the region CTCATGAAAGAACATATTTAGTAGAAGTAATGGGAAGAAACTGTGGAGATTTAGCTCTTTATTCTGCAATAGCAGGTGGAGCAAGTGGAGTTATGATTCCAGAAACTGAAAGTTCAATTGATGACTTGGCAGAAGTAATCAAAAAAAGACGTTCAGAGGGTAAATTATACGATATAATCGTTGTTGCTGAAGGAGTAGGAAATGTTGTGCAAATTAAAGACGAATTGGCTAAAAAAGTTGATACAAGTATAAGAGTAACTATATTAGGACATATTCAAAGAGGTGGAGCACCTACAGCATCTGATAGAATTCTAGCAACAAGATTAGGAGTTAAAGCAGTTGAATTAATAGAAGAAGGAAAAGGTGGATTGATGGTTGGAATTCAAAGTGAAGAAGTTACAACTCACAAATTATCTTACGCTTGGGAAAACTATTCAAAGGCATCTTCAGCCGACTATGTAATAGCAAATATGTTATCACTATAATATTAGTAAATGAATTTTCCTGTGGTTTTTGCAGGATTCATTGATATAAAGACAATGAAAGATATTTTTTAGGAGGAAAAGACAAAATGAAAATTAAAATGACTAAAGTTGTTTGTACAATTGGACCAAAAACTGAAAGTGTAGAAATGCTTACAAAATTGGTAGAAAGCGGAATGAATGTAATGAGATTAAACTTCTCTCATGGTGATTTTGCTGAACACGGACAAAGAATCAAAAACATCAGAGAAGTTATGAAGAAAACTGGTAAAGAAATAGGGATTTTATTAGATACTAAAGGTCCTGAAATCAGAACAGGAAAATTAGAAGGTGGGAAAGATGTATTACTAGAAACTGGTAAAAAAGTAATTATGACAACAGATTATGATTTTGTTGGAAATGCTAGTAAATTTTCAGTTTCATATCCTGGAATCATAGACGACTTAAAAATAGGAAGTACTGTTTTATTAGATGATGGTTTAGTTGGATTAAAAGTTGAAGCTATCAACAAAGAAGCTGGAGAAGTTGAATGTGTTGTTACAAATACTGGAGAATTAGGAGAAACTAAAGGTGTAAACTTGCCAGATGTTTCAGTTGGTTTACCAGCATTAGCTGAAAAAGACATTGCTGACTTGAAATTTGGTTGTGAACAAGGTGTAGACTTTGTAGCAGCTTCATTCATAAGAAAAGCATCTGACGTTGCCGAAGTAAGAAAAGTATTAGATGATAATGGCGGAAAAAATATTCAAATTATTCCTAAAATTGAAAGCCAAGAAGGTGTTGACAACTTCGATGAAATCTTGGAATTAAGTGATGGAATCATGGTAGCAAGAGGAGATTTAGGAGTAGAAGTTCCTGCTGAAGAAGTTCCTTTCATGCAAAAAATGATGATCAGAAAATGTAATAAAGCTGGAAAACCAGTTATTACAGCTACACAAATGCTAGATTCAATGATTAGAAACCCAAGACCTACAAGAGCAGAAGCAGGAGACGTTGCTAACGCTATCTTAGACGGTACTGATGCTGTTATGTTATCAGGAGAATCAGCAAAAGGTAAATATCCAGTAGAAGCTGT harbors:
- the pykF gene encoding pyruvate kinase PykF → MKIKMTKVVCTIGPKTESVEMLTKLVESGMNVMRLNFSHGDFAEHGQRIKNIREVMKKTGKEIGILLDTKGPEIRTGKLEGGKDVLLETGKKVIMTTDYDFVGNASKFSVSYPGIIDDLKIGSTVLLDDGLVGLKVEAINKEAGEVECVVTNTGELGETKGVNLPDVSVGLPALAEKDIADLKFGCEQGVDFVAASFIRKASDVAEVRKVLDDNGGKNIQIIPKIESQEGVDNFDEILELSDGIMVARGDLGVEVPAEEVPFMQKMMIRKCNKAGKPVITATQMLDSMIRNPRPTRAEAGDVANAILDGTDAVMLSGESAKGKYPVEAVKMMATISKRTDEFKKFKPVETPGADISVTEAISSGAVSTTQSLDAKLIVCWTKTGRSPKMIRKYGPTVPIIALTDNEQTARQLALVRGVRAYVEKGLDKTDDFFAKAREIAANHEEAKKGDLVVLVTGISKEGTTNTLRVERVGE
- the pfkA gene encoding 6-phosphofructokinase — encoded protein: MKRIAILTSGGDSQGMNTAIRAVTKAAINKGMEVYGIRRGYKGMLEDQIFPLTLLDVSGIADKGGTILLSARLPEFKDPKVRARAAANLKKYGIDGLVVIGGDGSFHGAHYLYEEHGIKTIGIPGTIDNDVAGTDYTVGYDTALNIILDAISKLKDTATSHERTYLVEVMGRNCGDLALYSAIAGGASGVMIPETESSIDDLAEVIKKRRSEGKLYDIIVVAEGVGNVVQIKDELAKKVDTSIRVTILGHIQRGGAPTASDRILATRLGVKAVELIEEGKGGLMVGIQSEEVTTHKLSYAWENYSKASSADYVIANMLSL